Below is a genomic region from Brassica oleracea var. oleracea cultivar TO1000 chromosome C9, BOL, whole genome shotgun sequence.
AAGCCCTTCTATACGTCCGCATAACGCATTATGAATGTTTTCAGAAACAGTTGCAGTACTTCATATATAAAAAAAAAAGACTAGTAAAAAGGGATTAACAATTTTACTGGGTGGATCAAATCAATATAGGTAAGTTCTTACAAATGTATTTGTGTAATTAAGATGGATGGATATATTACCAGAGAGAGAGACAAGATCAACGAGATTGAGGCCTTGACGCTTGAACTTAGTGAGGATGGTTTGAAATGTGTTGTTGGGAGCAGGAATGTCGTTGTTAGAACCACTCAAGCTTGCTCCTCTCGCGTCTCTTCTCCCTAGTGGTACATCCCAGCTCGGTCCACCTGTCTGTATGCATATTGTTTCATGTGTCGAACTAATTAATTTTTTAATAATCAAATAATTTGTTTTTTTCTAATAGTTAATGAACAATGATGACTTACAATGACGGTCGAGTCTCTCGCGGCGAGAGCCAAGATATCAGCACAAGAAACTGTTTCAGGACACTCTTGTTCTAAGGCATGTTTGATTTCTTCGATGAGTTCGAAACCACGGGCTGAGTTTCGGTTAGGGTTTGATCGTTTCTCGCTGATTATGGTTCCACTGTTGTCCAATAGTATGGAAGCATCACACCCCTGGAGCATCAATCACAAAGAGAAAAATAGGTAAAGATTAATTGGAGTATTTATTATATAGCTAGTTAATGTTTGAGAAGTTGCTAAGGATTAAACCTTCACGAAACAATCGTGGAAATGGAGTCTAAGCAACGAGGCAGGCATGCGAGGATCCTGTGCGAATGCTTTAGCGACAATGGTCTGAACAATCTCTTGAGCTTTAGGACATGAGTGATCGTAGAACTGCGGGAAGAGATAGCCTCCACTTCCGTAGGCTTTGGAACACAAACAAAGAGGAGAGAAGGCGATAAGGGAGACTACAGCTACGATAAGAATGTTCAATGATGCTGCCATTTTTTGAGAATTCTTTTTCTTGATCAGTACTCGTTGGGGTTTAACTCGTTTTCTTGTAACTTGATGATTTTCTTGTGATGGAAAGGTAGGATTTATAGAGTAGACTTTGTGGAC
It encodes:
- the LOC106316562 gene encoding peroxidase 72 gives rise to the protein MAASLNILIVAVVSLIAFSPLCLCSKAYGSGGYLFPQFYDHSCPKAQEIVQTIVAKAFAQDPRMPASLLRLHFHDCFVKGCDASILLDNSGTIISEKRSNPNRNSARGFELIEEIKHALEQECPETVSCADILALAARDSTVITGGPSWDVPLGRRDARGASLSGSNNDIPAPNNTFQTILTKFKRQGLNLVDLVSLSGSHTIGNSRCTSFRQRLYNQSGNGKPDLTLNQYYASMLRKQCPRSGGDQNLFFLDFATPFKFDNHYFKNLITYKGLLSSDEVLFTKNKDSRELVKLYAENQEAFFEQFAKSMVKMGNISPLTGARGEIRRICRRVNHVY